From Sphingobacterium bambusae:
ACATATTAACAAAGATGTCTCGGTAGATTTTACCGGTATGGGTGGCATGATGCAGGATGTGCAGTGGTCCGTGAACAATACCTTGGCTTGGGGAACGATCGAACTTAATGGACTTGATGCTCCCGTAGCATCGATGGACGATATGGAGTTGGATAATGGTGCGCCAATCTTTGGATTGATGGGCTATGGTGTGCTGAAAGGCTATCAGTTGACGTTCGATTATGCTAAACAGGAACTCTTGATGGAGCGTGTGGATGACAAAGGACAGCTCATCGGTCGCGGTTTTGATAAGGGGACGGCTTACGGATCAGCGCCTATGCGCATGAAAAGGCATATTCCCATCGTCGACTTATCGTTCGATGGCAAACTTTATCCTATGGGGATCGACTGTGGCGCCAACGCTAATGTATTAAAACAGGATTTGGCGCAGGATCTAGTGAACTTTATTGATTATGAAGAGGAAAAGGTGGCCATTGCGGGAGTGGGAGGAGTGCAAGCGGATAACCATGTCGCTTATCTAACCGATGCCAAAGTCGGTGATGTCAAGCTTCAAGATATGTATACCGTGCTCACCAAGCAGGATATCGGTGCCGGAAAGGGAGACGATGCCTTACCAATAAAAGGTTTGTTGGGTACACCCTTCCTCAATCAATACAAAACCACATTAAATTTTGTGAAGGGAGAGATTACCTTCTATCCATAAGATATCCATTGATTTAGTTGTTTAGTTGATGGAAAAGGCTGCCTCTCTCGAGTGCAGCCTTTAATTTTCATAAGCAACAGTGACTTTATTCATGTCGTTTACCCTAAATCGGATAGGTAATCGTGAATGTGGTTAAGTAATTCGCCAACGCTCACTTTGTTTTTGTCAAAAACGGCAACCACCCCGGCTGCTTTCATGTCGCTGATATCCTGCTCTTCTGTACTGGTTGAATAGCCTATCGTCACGATATCCGGAAAACGCTCCCTGATCGATGATGCTGTTTCGATGCCATTGCCCGGCTGCATGTATAAATCTAGTATACATACCGCAACTTGTTGTTCGGCGATGGCCAGTTTCTCTAGGAGCATATGTCCATGTTCAGCTTCTATAAGGAGCTCGAAACGATTGTCCTGTTTGATCAGAGTTTTTAAGAGCAGTTGGGTGATGGTGGAATCTTCGGCGTACCCAATAATTATCTTTTTCTTCATTTTTTCCTCTAATGTCATTCCAGGCGCTGCGTTGTTAAAATGTGTAATAAAAAGTTAGACACTACATGTATTTAGTGCGATAAGATCCTGCGTAGTCGGGCAGGTATTGTGTTTTTCATAGTAAGGAATCATAGATGATGACCCGATCAAAAATAGGGGCAATGGTGCTTAAAAAAAAGCACCATTTGGTGCATTTTTCTAAAGCTTGTGCATCGCCCTATTGAACGTATTACGATGAATACCTAGATAGGAAGCAATGTAGGCCGACGGGAACAGTTTGAATATTTCCGGAGATTGCGCTTTAAGCAGGCTGATCTTTTCGGGAGCACTTGCGGCATGGAGCATTTTGCTTCTAGAAAGTGCTTGAAGAAATTGCGGTTGCATGATCAGCATCTCCAGTTGGTAAAAACGAGGGAACTGTTCGTACAGTTCCTTGACCTTTTTGGTGTCCAAAACAATCATCGTGGCATCTTGATAACATTTGTAAGATACTTCTGAAGGACTGTTTTGTATATACGCTTCATAGTTGAAGACTACGTCGTGCTGGGAAGCGGCGTAGAAAAAACCGTGTACATGTTCCTCTTCATTGCTGTCCATGTTATAGGCATACATCAGCCCTTTGATCAATAAGCCGATGCGTGAACTGCACTCACCTTTCTTTAGAAAAAAGCTGTTTCGTTTGAAGTGTTCCAAATGAAGGATCTTTCGAGTTTCCTTTAGTTCTTCCTCGCTCAAGTCAAAATGAGCAAACTTTTCGATAATGTGGTTTATAAACATAGCTGTGATGGGAGTTTTGCTTTGCTTTATTTGTTGCCGAGGTTGTTGATGTTGTACTCTTCTTTTCTATCCATAGGTGGTAAAAACTGTTTTTCATGTGCATATGGGTCAGGGAGCACTAAAGGTACAAAAAAGCATGATGTAGACAATGTTTTGCCTATATTTCCCGTTGGAAGTGTACCGCTATGCATTCCGTAAACAATCCCGAATATCGTTATTTTGTGTCAAATATAGTGTAGCTCTGGTTAATATCTTGGCACGAAGATTATTGGGCAAGCTTTAACTTTGGATCGTGCTCGCGCGTAGAAGCAATGGACTGCAATTGTTACCACTGCAGCAGTTCGATTGTCGCAAAGGCTTATATTTTACTTAAATCATGATACCCACAATGAAACTATTGTTAACCTTACTGTCCGTCCTAATCTTGCCTTCATGGCAGTCCGTGTTGGCACAGTCAACCGCACAGTCAGCTGCTTTAACTATAAGCGAAAAACAAGCCTACATACCATCCAAGGTGTGGCGTGTGCCGGATGACAACGACTATAGTGATCCAAACAGCGAATACAGTAACGATCGAAGAGTCGAGTCAGCAAATATCATAATTTTCTGGGCAAAAGAATACGGTGCCGATCCGACGACAAATGCGGAAGTGAGCAAGCGGTTCGATCCAGCGGAGCTTTTAAAAACATCCGAAGAGTTGTACGGTTTTTATACCAAGGAGCTCAAATTTGTGGAAGTTGGAAAGTCTGTGTCTGATCGGTATAAATTATTGATGTACGTATTTGGAGGCGATGATGGCACGGCTTACGGTGGTGGCGCGGAAGACAAGATCGGGGTGCTGTGGACGCCTGCGGTACGCGTGGCCAAGCCTCCTTATGGTGCGCTGGCGCATGAGATGGGGCACAGCTTTCAATATTTGGCCAAATGCGACGGCAATTGGGCTTTTTCTTCTCCGCCAAAAGGCAGTCGAGGAAATAGTATTTTCGAAATGACCTCTCAGTATATGCTGTGGCAGGTGTATCCAGATTGGGTTACTTTTGAAAACTATCACCTTAAAGGCTTTATGGAAAAAACACATTACGCTTTTTTGCACGAAACCAATCAATATCATTCCCCCTTCGTGTTGGAGTATTGGGCAAGCAAACATGGCATCGATTTCATCGGCAAAATGTGGCGATCGGTCAAAGAGGGCGAAGATCCGGTTATGGCTTATCAGCGTATGACAAATACCTCACAAGAAGCATTCAATGATGAGTTGTTTGACGCCTATCGCCGTTTTGTGACTTGGGATCTGCCTCGTGTAGAGTTGGCTGCTAAGCCTTACGCCAACCAGCATAGCAGTAAGCTACTCAACGAAGGGAAGGGCACTTGGCGAATTGCTCCTTCGCACGCTCCTCAGGACTATGGGTACAATGCTTTCCGTTTAACATTGCCTCAAAAGTCATCTACGGTGTCGCTTCGTTTCGAAGGATTGAAAAATGCGGCCGGCTATCGTACTATACAGCCCGAGCGCGCCGGTTGGCGTTATGGTTTCTTGGCTGTTTCTAAGGAAGGTAAACGTACCTATAGGCCTGTAGAACATAAACCACAAGGTAAAGTTAAATTCAAGGTGCCAAAGGATACGGAATATCTGTGGTTTATTGTGATGGGCGCACCTGACACGCATGCGATTCACCTCGTGGATGGTAAGGAAGAAACAGATGAACAGTGGCCTTATCAGATCGAGATAAATAATATGTTGTTATTCGATAATAAATAATTTTTATTTTTCGGTTTTAATGAATTAAAAAACGCCTTTCGATGATCTCGAAAGGCGTTTTTTTATGCTTTTAGAATGTTTTTATGTCTGTTTTGCGACAAGTTTTTGTTGTTAATTCTTTGGTGTTTGATTTTATTCCTTATAAGAATCTATTATTCTTTATCAGAAATCAAAAAATAGTGCATAATAACCTGTTAAAAAATGGATATGCTTGGTTAATATGTGAGGGAGCAAGCTCTTTTTCGCCACCTATATTTGGTTAATTAATAACTACTAACTACCTAACTAGCCACTATGAAAATTATAGTCTCACTATGGATTTCGGTTTTGGTGTCGGTCAATGTGTATGCGCAACAAATTCGGGGAACAGTTCTAGATCAGAACAAGTCACCGATAGCGGGAGCATCCGTAAAAAACCTCAGCACCTCATTAACAACACAAACCGATCAAAAGGGCGAATTTGCCCTCACTGCCAATGGGCAGCAAATTTTGGAAATCTCTTCCATCGGGTATGAGAAGAAACAGGTGTCAGCGGGTCAGGTGCCGCTGGTCATCACCCTTACTGAAACACTCAGTACCTTGGAGGAAGCCGTGGTTATCGGTTACCAAACGGTAAGCCGTAAGAAAGCCACCGCAGCAATCTCTAGTATCTCGGGAAAAGATTTGGAGAATTTGCCCGCCGCCAGTTTTGATATGCTCCTGCAAGGGCGTTTAGCTGGTGTAAATGTGCAGAATTTCTCGGGAGCGCCCGGCGCTTCACCTACCTTGGCGGTGCGTGGTACCTCTGCGGTAAGCACGCAGTACTCAGGTGATGACTACTATAACGTTATCAGCAGCCCTTTGTATGTTATCGATGGTGTGCCACAGCCTACCGAACAATTCGTTGGTCCAAATACCGGAACAGGTACGAACTACCTAGCGGGTCTTAATCCCAATGATATCGAATCGGTAGATGTGTTGCGGGATGCCTCTGCGGCGGCGATCTATGGATCAAGAGCGGCCAATGGTGTGGTGATGATTACCACCAAGAAAGGTAGAACAGGGGAGCCGCGCGTTATGGTTACCGGCTACACCGGCGTAACGCAAAGGCCCGAACTACGGGACGTTACCTTAGGTGCCTTGGAGCGCAGACAGAAGTTGGAGATCCTGAATCGTCAATTGACCTACAACGACCTGCGTAATATGCCACGATTGTTAACGGACTCGTTGAATCCGGCCTTTAATGGTAATACCGATTGGCAAGATCTTTTCTACCAAAAGGGAAGTGTCAGTAATGCCAATCTTTCCTTGTCTGGTGGTGGAAACTCGACAACCTATCGCTTCAGCGGTGATATGTTCGATGAACAGGGTATTGTGAAAGCTACCGGCTTCAAACGGTATAATGGTCGCTTGACCCTATCGACGAAAGCCTTGAATGAAAGGTTGACGATCAATCCTAACGTTTCTTACTCGTACAACTCGAGAGATCGTGGTAATGGCAGTAATACCAGTCCAATAGCTTTGGGTGCTGGGAACATGCCGACCTCTTTGTTGAACCTGTCCCAATCCAAAAGAGAGTTTTTGTTGGGGCAGTACAGCTCGAACTTGGACGTGAACGAGAATACCAACTTGAACGTTAACCTAAACCTCAGCTTACTATTGGCTCCAGGCTTAACTTTTACTTCACAGTCTGCCTACATTGCTAATGACGCGAAGCGCGATTACAACCGCCCTAGTGAGTTGATGAGTGGTGCGGGAAATTACTCGTCATCGACAGCCTACGGCGATGCACAACTTCGTATATCGAACATTTTGAGCTACTCCAATACGTTCGGAAAACATTCCGTAAGTGCACTTATTGGACAGGAGGCAGAGAAGAACAGGATCGAATCGGTGAGTGCATGGGGTAGTTTAGGGGTTTCTGACCAGATTCAAGTGGTCAATGGATTCCTGCAGAACAACATCGGTGCCTACTCCGATCTGCAACGCTACTCCTTATTGTCTTACCTAGGTCGTTTTTCCTATGATTACGATAGCAAATACCTATTTTCTGGAGCGTTTCGTACCGATGGATCTTCTCGCTTTGGAGAAAACAATAAATGGGGTTACTTTCCGTCGGCTTCGGTGGGCTGGATCCTTACCGAGGAGGAGTTCTTGAAAGAGTCTTCTTGGTTGACCTTGTTGAAGATCCGCGGAAGCTATGGTTTGACCGGTGCGTTGCCGCCAAGCAACTATTTGCAGTACAATCTTTATAATGTAAATGCTGGAGGTTTCTCCGGTAATGGTGGTGCAGCTTCGTACAACGGACAAGTGGTGATCATGCCTAATTTCAATAATGGTGTGGCGCAGAAAAACCTGAGCTGGCAGAAAAACAGACAGTGGAACCTCGGGGTAGATATGGAGCTGTATCGTGGTCGATTCACGATGATGGTGGATTTATTTAACAAAGAAAACTACGACGGGCTGTTTGATGTGCAGTTGCCATTGACCACCGGTTACGATATCGCGCAGACAAACTCTGTCGCTATCCGTAACTCGGGTGTGGATATTCAATTTTCCGCAGATGTGCTTCCGCGCGATTCTAAATTTAGCTGGCGGTCGAACTTCAACATCTCCTATGTGAAAAACCGTATCATGAACCTGCCGAATGGCGGTCGTGATCTGATCATGGAGGGAGATCGTTTTGATAAGTCACATATTCTATCTGTGGGTTCGCCGATCAATGCATTCTACCTATACAAAACCTTGGGCGTGTTCAGTACCGTGGACGATATTCCGGTAAATCCGTATACAGGTGAACGTTTCCGTAATTCAAACGGCACCTTTGGAGCAGGTGATTTTCAGTTTGCAGATCTTGATGGAGATTACTTTATCGATATTTTCAATAGCGGTATCAACCCCGATAAAATGCCTATTGGTGATCCGAATTTCAAATGGGTCGGTGGATGGAACAACGTGCTTTCTTACAAAAACATATCGTTGACCTTTATGTTCACCTATGGCTTTGATCGTGATGTATTGAACTTGTTCGAAGCGGATCAATTCTCGAACTCTACTTCCGGAAATGCACTTTCCAATTTTGTGTACTACTCCACACCAGATTTGGATAAGCTGAACATTTGGAGACAACCCGGCGATCAGGCTGAATATGCAAAATATGATTTAGGTACTTATCGCTACTATTACACGTCGGCGCAGACATTTTTCTTAGAAAGTGGATCCTACTTAAGATGGAAGAACTTTATTGCTTCCTACAATTTGCCGACCAA
This genomic window contains:
- a CDS encoding aspartyl protease family protein is translated as MIIKINLLGGLLMFSATAFAQVAKAPAEVEQVVALLNAKDSQGLLGLMADSCRIGNLPEMDNTMVIPEILSKFSGISSYEMLGDQHQSQGNTLFSLLVTYEDGKSGKPTFLFNKDGKLVNLGIIKARLRGNPDEALAQSMAAAEKPDSMRVRFELQNGLIYIPSRLNGQDGYFMFDSGAPVLILRKKYVASTHINKDVSVDFTGMGGMMQDVQWSVNNTLAWGTIELNGLDAPVASMDDMELDNGAPIFGLMGYGVLKGYQLTFDYAKQELLMERVDDKGQLIGRGFDKGTAYGSAPMRMKRHIPIVDLSFDGKLYPMGIDCGANANVLKQDLAQDLVNFIDYEEEKVAIAGVGGVQADNHVAYLTDAKVGDVKLQDMYTVLTKQDIGAGKGDDALPIKGLLGTPFLNQYKTTLNFVKGEITFYP
- a CDS encoding response regulator, producing the protein MKKKIIIGYAEDSTITQLLLKTLIKQDNRFELLIEAEHGHMLLEKLAIAEQQVAVCILDLYMQPGNGIETASSIRERFPDIVTIGYSTSTEEQDISDMKAAGVVAVFDKNKVSVGELLNHIHDYLSDLG
- a CDS encoding Crp/Fnr family transcriptional regulator, yielding MFINHIIEKFAHFDLSEEELKETRKILHLEHFKRNSFFLKKGECSSRIGLLIKGLMYAYNMDSNEEEHVHGFFYAASQHDVVFNYEAYIQNSPSEVSYKCYQDATMIVLDTKKVKELYEQFPRFYQLEMLIMQPQFLQALSRSKMLHAASAPEKISLLKAQSPEIFKLFPSAYIASYLGIHRNTFNRAMHKL
- a CDS encoding DUF6055 domain-containing protein, which codes for MKLLLTLLSVLILPSWQSVLAQSTAQSAALTISEKQAYIPSKVWRVPDDNDYSDPNSEYSNDRRVESANIIIFWAKEYGADPTTNAEVSKRFDPAELLKTSEELYGFYTKELKFVEVGKSVSDRYKLLMYVFGGDDGTAYGGGAEDKIGVLWTPAVRVAKPPYGALAHEMGHSFQYLAKCDGNWAFSSPPKGSRGNSIFEMTSQYMLWQVYPDWVTFENYHLKGFMEKTHYAFLHETNQYHSPFVLEYWASKHGIDFIGKMWRSVKEGEDPVMAYQRMTNTSQEAFNDELFDAYRRFVTWDLPRVELAAKPYANQHSSKLLNEGKGTWRIAPSHAPQDYGYNAFRLTLPQKSSTVSLRFEGLKNAAGYRTIQPERAGWRYGFLAVSKEGKRTYRPVEHKPQGKVKFKVPKDTEYLWFIVMGAPDTHAIHLVDGKEETDEQWPYQIEINNMLLFDNK
- a CDS encoding SusC/RagA family TonB-linked outer membrane protein: MKIIVSLWISVLVSVNVYAQQIRGTVLDQNKSPIAGASVKNLSTSLTTQTDQKGEFALTANGQQILEISSIGYEKKQVSAGQVPLVITLTETLSTLEEAVVIGYQTVSRKKATAAISSISGKDLENLPAASFDMLLQGRLAGVNVQNFSGAPGASPTLAVRGTSAVSTQYSGDDYYNVISSPLYVIDGVPQPTEQFVGPNTGTGTNYLAGLNPNDIESVDVLRDASAAAIYGSRAANGVVMITTKKGRTGEPRVMVTGYTGVTQRPELRDVTLGALERRQKLEILNRQLTYNDLRNMPRLLTDSLNPAFNGNTDWQDLFYQKGSVSNANLSLSGGGNSTTYRFSGDMFDEQGIVKATGFKRYNGRLTLSTKALNERLTINPNVSYSYNSRDRGNGSNTSPIALGAGNMPTSLLNLSQSKREFLLGQYSSNLDVNENTNLNVNLNLSLLLAPGLTFTSQSAYIANDAKRDYNRPSELMSGAGNYSSSTAYGDAQLRISNILSYSNTFGKHSVSALIGQEAEKNRIESVSAWGSLGVSDQIQVVNGFLQNNIGAYSDLQRYSLLSYLGRFSYDYDSKYLFSGAFRTDGSSRFGENNKWGYFPSASVGWILTEEEFLKESSWLTLLKIRGSYGLTGALPPSNYLQYNLYNVNAGGFSGNGGAASYNGQVVIMPNFNNGVAQKNLSWQKNRQWNLGVDMELYRGRFTMMVDLFNKENYDGLFDVQLPLTTGYDIAQTNSVAIRNSGVDIQFSADVLPRDSKFSWRSNFNISYVKNRIMNLPNGGRDLIMEGDRFDKSHILSVGSPINAFYLYKTLGVFSTVDDIPVNPYTGERFRNSNGTFGAGDFQFADLDGDYFIDIFNSGINPDKMPIGDPNFKWVGGWNNVLSYKNISLTFMFTYGFDRDVLNLFEADQFSNSTSGNALSNFVYYSTPDLDKLNIWRQPGDQAEYAKYDLGTYRYYYTSAQTFFLESGSYLRWKNFIASYNLPTNLLKRLSISNLRVFGIMDNVLMWQKSKKLPDAEAVSPYGEYNGGGYPIPRKYTLGLEITL